In Candidatus Ancaeobacter aquaticus, the genomic window CTATCGGCATAACACACTACTGCTGTAGAAAGTTCTATGCGTTTATTTTTTTTCTTAACTATCTTGAACGCTTTTTTTACAAAATCTGTTATCTGTTCACGACGCCAGTCATCCCATTTTTGCATGTTATTGGTGACCATATCAGGCTTAAGCGGATTCATACCATATTTCTTCTGAAACCGTTTACAGCTCTCTTTTCCGTATCCGTACGAAATCCCTTTAGGAAATCTACTTCCGGGAGAAAAAGGTACCGTATAGGGCAACCTGATAAAATCAAGCTGCACGCCATCTATAGACTTATATCGCGCGACTATTTCTTTTACTACACCCAGCATATATTTTTGTACTCGAAGATCACCCGGATCAAGCCAGTATCCTGTCCCGTCAGCTTCATAGTATGTATTATCTTTACCGGGCAACTGCAAATTCGGATACTCAAGCATTGACCGGCCCTTGTTATCACGTGTGACAACGCTCGGTCCATACTTCTTAATAATCGGAGATTTTTTATTGCGGCCAATACGAAAAATGTTTATCCACGCATGCACTTTTATATCACGTTTATGTGCCTCAGATATAACAAACTTCAAAAGATCTTTTTTTTCTTTTTTATAGAAGTTTTTATACGGGCGGTTATCGTAACTGTTTGTTTTAAACCATGCCTTGTCATGCCGAAACACCTGCACATAGATGGTATTCATGCCGTTTGTTTTGACATCATCTAGCATAGCTATTATCTTGCTTGATGACGAAAGTGTGTCATTACTCCCCATGCACTCAACCCATACACCGGTTGCGGTATCACTATAGAGATCGTGCGAAGCACAAGCTGATATAATCAGGGAGGAAAAAAGTATAAGAATAAATGCTATGCATTTTTTCATGAATCGTCTTCTTCGTTTATACCGGAATACTAAATAGCCATTCCTGGCGCGCCTTTAAATTGACCTTCCCATGGTTCTGGCCGTGCCCATGGAAGCGGAGAGCCTCCTTCGGGTGTGTGACCACATCCAGACAGTAAAACCATTCCTAGAGAAAATATCATAAGGGTAACTACAATAATTCTTTTCATTATAACTCCACTATACGCTACAACTATTGGTATACAAGTAGGGGGTAACCCGCATTTTTCAAAAAAGTCTATTGCAAAGATATATCTACCTGAAACTGCTGATTTAAGCTTCCTCAAAGTCCTCGACGTACTATATATGAGTACGAAGTAACTAAAATTTCTTTACGCTATCATCTTCTTCGGGATATTCATTTTTCTGAAGCCATTCCGGTAGAATCTGGCATGCAGCCATTTTCTCATACACACGATCTACCCTGACCTTTCCAACAAGCTGTTTTCCTCTATGTACAATGAGTATCTCGCCGACAGGGATCTTATCTTGTTCACCGAGATTAATGATAACAAAATTATATTTCGGGTTTACCACAAGTATATTGCCGCTAAACTTCAGCTCTGAACGAACAAAGATATCATCGAGATTAACCGGCGGCTGATCCTTTTTCGCAAGTTCCTGCAACTGGTCGTTTAATTCGTCACGTTCCTCTTCAGTTTGCCTCAGTTTTGACAATAATTCTCTTTTTTGTCCTTTGAGTTCAGTAACAGTGTCTTTTAAACCGCTACCGGAAGAACTGCTTTCGCGAGCCAACCGCAACTGTTTCATAAGCGCTAATGCCGCCTGTTGTTTTTCCTGTAGTTTCTTTTTCAGTACTTCCTTTTCTCTCTTTTCCATTTCAAGGAGTGAGGATAACTGCCGTGCCTCTTCTTTTGCCGCGTCTCTTTCACCTTCAACTTCTTTTTT contains:
- a CDS encoding family 10 glycosylhydrolase, whose product is MKKCIAFILILFSSLIISACASHDLYSDTATGVWVECMGSNDTLSSSSKIIAMLDDVKTNGMNTIYVQVFRHDKAWFKTNSYDNRPYKNFYKKEKKDLLKFVISEAHKRDIKVHAWINIFRIGRNKKSPIIKKYGPSVVTRDNKGRSMLEYPNLQLPGKDNTYYEADGTGYWLDPGDLRVQKYMLGVVKEIVARYKSIDGVQLDFIRLPYTVPFSPGSRFPKGISYGYGKESCKRFQKKYGMNPLKPDMVTNNMQKWDDWRREQITDFVKKAFKIVKKKNKRIELSTAVVCYADRAYLSAFQDWRRWLNENIVDNACLMNYSIDPLLYRYVTIAGKAFENDESKIYTGIGAYLLKARMNIYEQELKDTVSLDVDGIILFSYDSMLKKKEQFTIFKEVCGKN